AGCGTGATGACGAAGGCCACCTCGTCCGGGGCACCGGTCGACCCTACGATACCCGGCGTCTCGAAGCCGAGGACAGCGAAGCCAGGGCGGCGCCTCGCCCGGTCGTCCCAGGTGACGCGCTGCCCTCGTCGAATCGTTAGCTTCGACCCGTCCGCCACCCATCCTGTACCGACGTCGGCGCCTCCGGCGGACGAGGGAACCGGCGAAGGAGGCGATCTGCCGTGGAGGTTCGAGCCAGGACCTTCGTGCTGGCGAGTCCCGAGCGGGTCTACGACGCGCTCGCCACCCCCGAGGGGCTCAACGGGTGGTTCACGAGCGAGGCGGTCCTCGAGGCCCGCCCGGGCGGCCGGTTGCACCTGGTCTGGCGGGACTGGGGGGTGGACCGCACCACGGTCGAGGACGACGGCCACGTCGTCGAGGCCTCGCGACCCGACCGGCTCGTATGGCGCTGGCACCCCGACACGCCTTCGTACACCACCGAGGTGGCCGTCACGCTGCAGCCACGGGATGGCGGCACGGTGGTGGAGGTGGTGGAGAGCGGCTTCGCAACCGACGAGGGCGGCCGGGCAGCCTTCGTGCAAAACGCGGTGGGCTGGGGCGAGGCCCTCACCCTGCTGAAGGTGTACCTGGAGTACGGCATCCGAGCGCGGTGGCGTTGAGACCGGGGGGCGGCTCGTTGCCGGCGTCGACTCCCGTAAAGGGTAGGTTCGACCCATGAAGGACCCGGCGGCAGACGTGCGCTTCCACCCGCTCGAGGCGGGGCGGTGGGACGACTTCGAGCGCCTGATGCGCACCAGCCGCACGTGCGCGAGCTGCTGGTGCATGTGGTGGCGCATGACCCGCCGCGACTTCCATCAGGCATCGGGCGAGAGCCGCTACGAAGCCATGAAGGGCCGGGTTGCCTCGGGCGACGTGCCAGGGATCCTGGCCTACCTGGACAACGAGCCGGTCGGCTGGTGCTCCGTGGCACCCAGAGAGAGCTTCCCGGGCATCCAGGGCTCTCCCAGCCTGCGGCCGAGGGATGAGCGGCCTGCCTGGGCCATCACGTGCTTCTACGTGGCCCCCGGGTGGCGGCGACGGGGCGTGATGCGGGCGCTGCTGGATGCCGCGGTCGAGCACGCCCGGGCAGGCGGCGCCACCCTGGTAGAGGGCTACCCCGTCGAGCGGCGGGACGACCGCATGCCGTCGGTGGATGCCTACACGGGGCTGGTGCCAGTCTTCGAAGAGGCCGGCTTCGTGCCGCTGGTGCGGGCGACGCCCAGGCGGTGGGTGATGCGCCGGGGGGTGGACGCCGACCCTGGTGCTCGCCGCGTCCTCGAAGCCTACTGCGACGCGTGGAACCGGTGGGACCTGAACGCCCTCTTCGCCCTCTTCGCGGACGACGCCGTCTACCGGGGCACGCATCGGGTGCTCGAGGGACGTGACGCCATCCGGCGGATGTACGAGGCGTCGCGGGCGCGGGGCCGGACCTCGGACCTGCAGGCCCGGGTCGTGCCGCTGGTCTCCGGGACGTGGGGTGTCGGGCTGTACCGGCGAGGCGGGCAGGGTGGGCACCAGCTGGTGGCGCTCAAGCACGTGGCCGTCCGGGCCGGCCGCATCCTCGCGCACGACCTCGTCGAGGGCGAGGCCGCCTCGAGGGAGAGCGCTCGGGAGCACGACAGCGGCGCAAGCAGCGGGAGGAAGCCCGGCGGCGCGAGCACGAGCAGGCCCGCGAGGACGAACCGCTCGACCGGGAGGAGTGGCTCGCGATGAGCGGGCTGACGCGAGCCCGCCCAGGTGCGAGCACGGATGGACGGCGACGTGGGGCTCCTCTACTACTGGCGACCCGACAACTATGCACGGGACCGCAAGTTCGGCTTCGGATACCACTTCAATCAAAACGACCCTCGTCTTCAA
This genomic interval from Limnochorda sp. LNt contains the following:
- a CDS encoding GNAT family N-acetyltransferase — protein: MKDPAADVRFHPLEAGRWDDFERLMRTSRTCASCWCMWWRMTRRDFHQASGESRYEAMKGRVASGDVPGILAYLDNEPVGWCSVAPRESFPGIQGSPSLRPRDERPAWAITCFYVAPGWRRRGVMRALLDAAVEHARAGGATLVEGYPVERRDDRMPSVDAYTGLVPVFEEAGFVPLVRATPRRWVMRRGVDADPGARRVLEAYCDAWNRWDLNALFALFADDAVYRGTHRVLEGRDAIRRMYEASRARGRTSDLQARVVPLVSGTWGVGLYRRGGQGGHQLVALKHVAVRAGRILAHDLVEGEAASRESAREHDSGASSGRKPGGASTSRPARTNRSTGRSGSR
- a CDS encoding SRPBCC family protein, yielding MEVRARTFVLASPERVYDALATPEGLNGWFTSEAVLEARPGGRLHLVWRDWGVDRTTVEDDGHVVEASRPDRLVWRWHPDTPSYTTEVAVTLQPRDGGTVVEVVESGFATDEGGRAAFVQNAVGWGEALTLLKVYLEYGIRARWR